The proteins below come from a single Mytilus edulis chromosome 5, xbMytEdul2.2, whole genome shotgun sequence genomic window:
- the LOC139522362 gene encoding uncharacterized protein, giving the protein MAKGMTLVIKVGETHQMPKPPKSFPKCGDWTPESVDDEEAEDFKSSPQLPTSVPTSTTTVATTTKALTTLPLENQYLGGLSQTRDVDGSSVTLHYVLLLWMTGKKSNNTTPALNTPKPNRLNNYGHFPIQVSNGAKKFLPKPAYNIHALRNIPDIPIHLAGRARTTPQELLQYAKPLDMRKPSRTRGRSLKRLRHKTILGKKLSNILKKQQLRRIHR; this is encoded by the exons ATGGCAAAGGGTATGACTTTGGTCATTAAAGTTGGCGAAACACACCAAATGCCAAAACCTCCCAAAAGCTTTCCAAAATGTGGCGATTGGACTCCGGAATCAGTAGACGATGAAGAAGCTGAAGATTTTAAATCATCTCCACAATTACCAACGTCTGTACCAACATCTACAACCACTGTTGCCACGACAACGAAAGCACTTACAACA CTACCATTGGAAAATCAATACTTGGGTGGTCTTTCACAGACACGTGACGTTGATGGCAGCTCCGTTACACTTCATTATGTTCTTCTTTTGTGGATGACTGGTAAAAAGTCGAACAACACAACTCCAGCTTTAAATACGCCAAAACCCAATCGTTTAAACAATTATGGCCATTTTCCAATTCAAGTCAGCAATGGCGCCAAAAAGTTTCTGCCAAAACCTGCATATAATATACATGCTTTACGTAATATTCCTGACATTCCTATTCATCTAGCTGGACGTGCTCGGACTACTCCTCAGGAACTATTACAATATGCTAAACCACTTGACATGCGCAAACCTTCAAGAACGAGAGGAAGATCGTTAAAACGATTGAGACATAAGACAATTCTtggaaaaaaattatcaaatattttgaagAAGCAACAGCTAAGAAGAATACATAGGTGA